A stretch of Drosophila gunungcola strain Sukarami chromosome 3L unlocalized genomic scaffold, Dgunungcola_SK_2 000002F, whole genome shotgun sequence DNA encodes these proteins:
- the LOC128257156 gene encoding LOW QUALITY PROTEIN: uncharacterized protein LOC128257156 (The sequence of the model RefSeq protein was modified relative to this genomic sequence to represent the inferred CDS: deleted 1 base in 1 codon) — translation MRRLGVASRSGFDGRPVIEVVSNRHFEKLLVGSISSQSAEEPAEDTDTSSGRDTECTRDKVKKLKGSHYVATHGRLTPDPPYVHSNRGYSTDGDETHSHRAPSERTYSEYTLTHERISPQYNPGRKKRSSSANGHHQHLQSSYSHSQMGLSSSPDNGGPRSLSGPPPTRQPPRAPSALSYDQAGDAGSDIYVTSAAYKAPSEISRYSQRPVSRGAPRSVYSVASTAKTGRSARSTTRRGAKIETMSAPNPFCPNVKGVCCLMLLLNLGLILVTLGFVIVVQFYEPLYVWILGIVFLIFGFLTLIGCMIYCVYVFRDAKTPSQVRNEDLYWTRHWQKNIGYTPQEINYKADKYDAYSDRYSVSKLSGKYSDRESQRY, via the exons ATGCGACGCTTGGGAGTTGCAAGTCGCTCCGGCTTTGATGGCCGCCCAGTGATAGAAGTGGTCAGCAATCG GCACTTCGAGAAATTGCTAGTCGGGTCCATTAGCAGTCAATCAGCCGAAGAGCCAGCagaagatacagatacatccAGCGGAAGAGATACAGAATGCACGAGAGACAAGGTGAAGAA GTTGAAGGGCAGCCATTATGTGGCCACGCACGGCCGCCTCACTCCGGACCCGCCCTACGTTCACTCTAACCGGGGCTACTCCACGGACGGGGACGAGACCCACTCGCACCGCGCTCCCTCGGAGCGCACCTACTCGGAGTACACGCTGACCCACGAGCGCATCTCGCCGCAGTACAATCCGGGGCGCAAGAAGCGCTCCTCCTCGGCGAACGGCCACCACCAGCACCTCCAGAGCAGCTACAGCCACAGTCAGATGGGCCTCTCCAGTTCGCCGGACAACGGCGGACCCCGCTCGCTCAGCGGTCCGCCGCCGACGCGCCAGCCGCCGCGTGCTCCGTCCGCCCTCAGCTACGACCAGGCCGGGGATGCTGGCAGCGACATCTATGTGACCAGTGCCGCCTACAAGGCGCCCTCCGAGATCAG TCGTTACAGCCAGCGACCGGTGTCCCGAGGAGCCCCACGGAGTGTCTATTCGGTGGCCAGTACGGCCAAAACCGGACGCAGTGCCCGTTCGACGACCAGGAGGGGTGCCAAGATCGAGACGATGTCCGCACCCAACCCATTCTGCCCGAATGTGAAGGGCGTCTGTTGt ctgatgctgctgctgaatcTGGGCCTGATCCTGGTCACCCTGGGCTTTGTGATCGTGGTGCAGTTCTACGAGCCGCTTTACGTGTGGATCCTGGGAATCGTTTTCCTGATCTTCGGCTTCCTCACGCTGATCGGCTGCATGATCTACTGTGTGTATGTGTTCCGGGACGCCAAGACGCCGTCCCAGGTGCGGAACGAGGATCTCTACTGGACGCGCCACTGGCAGAAGAACATTGGATACACGCCGCAAGAGATCAACTACAAGGCGGACAAGTACGATGCCTACTCCGATCGCTATTCGGTCAGCAAGCTGAGTGGCAAATATTCGGACCGGGAGAGCCAGCGATATTGA